Proteins encoded together in one Micromonospora auratinigra window:
- the mycP gene encoding type VII secretion-associated serine protease mycosin: MTAAILAALLVLGAARPAAADSRRQEQWYLDTVKIDAVHKVSTGRGVVVAVVDTGVEASHPDLAGQVLAGLRSDGRPGDGRSDDDGHGTHMAGIIAATGANRDGVLGIAPGVKILPVKASQGKAEPSRSAVALGIRLAADRGAKVINVSYGAPGSTAEEDAAVAYALSKDAVVVASAGNTAAGDTEITSPASVPGVIAVTGYDKRGEFWSGSVGGPKAVVAGPGLRVFNTANSLGGQPGYGWGDGTSDAAAVVSGVAALIRSKYPDLDAPNVINRIIRTADDAGPAGRDTHYGYGRIDPLRALTASVPTVSANPLLPRSASATPGGTGTGTDSRTDDPLDLSQYDDGGVTDQQVMVIGIAIAVVLVILLGLAIFLIWNRVRYRRRATSAADIPDEVLDRMIAEGYVDPSDGVPVPAGHPPRPGHHPSGAVPGGYGPPPQGGPAAGWPAPPQGGPGQVPPPPSGYAPPPGQLPPPPGGYAPPPGQVPPGGNRP, from the coding sequence GTGACGGCCGCCATCCTCGCCGCTCTGCTGGTGCTGGGGGCCGCCCGACCGGCGGCCGCCGACTCGCGCCGCCAGGAGCAGTGGTATCTCGACACCGTGAAGATCGACGCGGTCCACAAGGTCTCCACCGGCCGCGGTGTGGTGGTGGCCGTGGTGGACACCGGCGTCGAGGCCAGCCACCCGGACCTGGCCGGCCAGGTGCTCGCCGGCCTGCGCAGCGACGGCCGGCCGGGTGACGGCAGGTCGGACGACGACGGCCACGGCACCCACATGGCGGGCATCATCGCGGCGACCGGGGCGAACCGGGACGGCGTCCTGGGCATCGCGCCGGGGGTCAAGATCCTGCCGGTGAAGGCGAGCCAGGGCAAGGCCGAGCCCAGCCGGAGCGCGGTGGCGCTGGGCATCCGGCTCGCCGCCGACCGGGGCGCGAAGGTCATCAACGTCTCGTACGGTGCCCCCGGCTCGACGGCGGAGGAGGACGCGGCCGTCGCCTACGCGCTCTCCAAGGACGCCGTGGTGGTGGCCAGCGCCGGGAACACCGCCGCGGGTGACACCGAGATCACCTCGCCGGCCAGCGTCCCGGGGGTCATCGCGGTCACCGGGTACGACAAGCGGGGCGAGTTCTGGTCGGGCTCGGTGGGTGGTCCGAAGGCGGTGGTGGCCGGCCCCGGTCTGCGGGTCTTCAACACCGCCAACTCGCTGGGCGGCCAGCCCGGCTACGGCTGGGGCGACGGCACCTCCGACGCCGCGGCGGTCGTCTCCGGCGTGGCCGCGCTGATCCGGTCGAAGTACCCGGACCTCGACGCCCCGAACGTGATCAACCGGATCATCCGTACCGCCGACGACGCCGGCCCGGCCGGCCGGGACACCCACTACGGCTACGGCCGGATCGATCCGTTGCGGGCGCTCACCGCCAGCGTGCCGACGGTGTCGGCCAACCCGCTGCTGCCGAGGTCGGCCTCGGCCACGCCGGGCGGCACCGGCACCGGTACCGACAGCCGGACCGACGACCCGCTCGACCTCAGCCAGTACGACGACGGCGGCGTCACCGACCAGCAGGTGATGGTGATCGGCATCGCCATCGCCGTGGTACTGGTGATCCTGCTGGGGCTCGCGATCTTCCTGATCTGGAACCGGGTCCGGTACCGCCGCCGGGCCACCTCGGCGGCCGACATCCCGGACGAGGTGCTCGATCGGATGATCGCCGAGGGCTACGTGGACCCGTCGGACGGGGTGCCGGTGCCGGCCGGTCATCCGCCCCGACCCGGCCACCACCCGTCGGGCGCCGTACCCGGCGGCTACGGGCCGCCGCCGCAGGGCGGTCCCGCCGCCGGGTGGCCCGCCCCGCCGCAGGGCGGCCCGGGCCAGGTGCCGCCCCCGCCGTCCGGCTACGCCCCGCCCCCGGGTCAGCTGCCGCCCCCGCCCGGGGGATACGCCCCGCCGCCCGGGCAGGTGCCGCCGGGCGGGAACCGGCCCTGA
- a CDS encoding ADP-dependent glucokinase/phosphofructokinase: protein MTWEQCVREVTLASDPKRVAEVGDGWRGLAESLASLRQSLVGQQPYGPYVPGHEPTFSGGLSAMLGDWQGSGGDAYREHLQEVGKQIEELSNHASNVHRALTRIEGDIRKSIASIPVPLMDNFGWNEWSLPNGTELDPVGDGSDADGFLAMLRADYAQDPSAYDDRKFREKADDLEATMKIDGKADDHKRGGFWDTDSHLDNWYKDNTASANSGASPLPTAVQDERPRLLVPPPPGGVTQDGFEREHPKGGDFGGGGGGGIGGGGGGIGGGGVGSGFSPGGGGGLSGSGYHPPSTGSFHPSTGTSPHTGGSSFHPPSSTGTGFDSYPSSSDHDYGTGLAGAGSPSLGGGGGGYPGLGGGGGGLAGGLGGGGGGFGGGGGGVGSVGGIGGGGAGGAGLMGGVPGMVGGGNGKVPPMTSAGTALRNAAGAGGAGAGLRGAGGAGMMGGGMGGHGAGPGGAASEHSSWLTEDDDPWGTDSGAAPGILR, encoded by the coding sequence ATGACCTGGGAGCAGTGCGTCCGTGAGGTGACGCTGGCCTCCGACCCCAAGCGGGTGGCCGAGGTGGGCGACGGGTGGCGGGGCCTGGCCGAGTCGCTGGCCAGCCTGCGCCAGTCGCTGGTGGGCCAGCAGCCGTACGGGCCGTACGTGCCGGGCCACGAGCCGACGTTCAGCGGTGGGCTCAGCGCGATGCTCGGCGACTGGCAGGGCAGCGGCGGCGACGCCTACCGCGAGCACCTCCAGGAGGTCGGCAAGCAGATCGAGGAGCTGTCCAACCACGCGAGCAACGTCCACCGGGCGCTCACCCGGATCGAGGGCGACATCCGTAAGTCGATCGCGAGCATCCCGGTGCCGCTGATGGACAACTTCGGCTGGAACGAGTGGAGCCTGCCCAACGGCACCGAGCTGGACCCGGTGGGCGACGGCTCGGACGCGGACGGCTTCCTGGCCATGCTCCGGGCCGACTACGCCCAGGACCCGTCGGCGTACGACGACCGGAAGTTCCGGGAGAAGGCCGACGACCTCGAGGCCACCATGAAGATCGACGGCAAGGCCGACGACCACAAGCGGGGCGGCTTCTGGGACACCGACAGCCACCTCGACAACTGGTACAAGGACAACACCGCCTCGGCCAACTCGGGGGCGTCCCCACTGCCGACCGCGGTGCAGGACGAACGTCCCCGGCTGCTCGTGCCGCCCCCACCCGGCGGTGTGACCCAGGACGGCTTCGAGCGGGAACACCCCAAGGGCGGCGACTTCGGCGGTGGCGGTGGCGGTGGCATCGGCGGCGGTGGTGGCGGCATCGGTGGTGGCGGTGTCGGTTCCGGCTTCTCCCCGGGCGGGGGCGGGGGCCTCTCCGGCAGCGGCTACCACCCCCCGTCGACCGGCAGCTTCCACCCGTCCACCGGCACCTCCCCGCACACCGGCGGCTCGTCGTTCCACCCGCCGTCGTCGACCGGCACGGGCTTCGACTCGTACCCGTCGTCGTCCGACCACGACTACGGCACCGGCCTGGCCGGCGCCGGCAGCCCGAGCCTCGGCGGTGGTGGCGGTGGCTACCCCGGCCTGGGCGGCGGCGGTGGTGGTCTCGCCGGCGGCCTCGGTGGCGGTGGCGGTGGTTTCGGCGGTGGCGGTGGTGGGGTCGGCTCGGTCGGCGGCATCGGCGGTGGTGGGGCCGGCGGCGCCGGGCTGATGGGCGGCGTGCCCGGGATGGTCGGCGGCGGCAACGGCAAGGTCCCCCCGATGACCAGCGCGGGCACCGCGCTGCGCAACGCGGCGGGCGCGGGTGGCGCGGGCGCGGGCCTGCGCGGCGCGGGCGGCGCGGGGATGATGGGCGGTGGCATGGGTGGTCACGGCGCCGGGCCCGGCGGCGCGGCCAGCGAGCACTCGTCGTGGTTGACTGAGGACGACGACCCCTGGGGCACCGACAGCGGGGCCGCCCCGGGCATCCTTCGTTGA
- a CDS encoding TIGR03960 family B12-binding radical SAM protein, with amino-acid sequence MSAQSTTPRPVAANSVWPRLEPLLPQVTKPIQYVGGELGAVVKDWDAAVVRWALMYPDAYEVGLPNQGVQILYEVLNELPDVLAERTYAVWPDLEKLMRAHGVPQFTVDAHRAVRDFDVFGVSFSTELGYTNLLTAIDLAGIPLLAADRTDADPVIVAGGHAAFNPEPIADFVDAAVLGDGEEAVLEITTIVREWKAEGCPGGRDELLLRLARTESVYVPRFYDVDYLPDGRIQRVVPNRADVPFRVHKRTTMDLDAWPYPKKPLVPLAETVHERYAVEIFRGCTRGCRFCQAGMITRPVRERSITTVGQMVKEGLEFSGFHEVGLLSLSSADHSEIGDMCSGLAEQYAGTNVSLSLPSTRVDAFNIDLAQELSRNGRRTGLTFAPEGGSERIRKVINKMVSKEDLIRTVVTAYTNGWRQVKLYFMCGLPTETDEDVLEIADMAHEVIRAGRAATGSKDIRCTVSIGGFVPKPHTPFQWASMATPEVIDNRLKLLKQAINADRSLGRAIGFRYHDGEPSLIEGLLSRGDRRVGAVIRKVWEDGGRFDGWSEHFSYRRWVDAATEVLPTFGIDLDWYTTRERDELEVLPWDHLDSGLDKDWLWQDWQDSLSEYEQDDCRWTPCFDCGVCPSMDTEIQIGPTGRKLLPLTPVTGLKLPAGNVSA; translated from the coding sequence ATGAGTGCCCAGTCCACGACGCCGCGCCCGGTCGCGGCCAATTCCGTGTGGCCCCGGTTGGAGCCGCTGCTGCCCCAGGTGACCAAGCCCATCCAGTACGTCGGTGGCGAACTGGGCGCGGTGGTCAAGGACTGGGACGCCGCGGTCGTCCGCTGGGCGCTGATGTATCCCGACGCGTACGAGGTCGGCCTGCCCAACCAGGGCGTGCAGATCCTGTACGAGGTGCTCAACGAGCTGCCCGACGTGCTGGCCGAGCGGACGTACGCGGTCTGGCCGGACCTGGAGAAGCTGATGCGCGCTCACGGCGTGCCGCAGTTCACCGTCGACGCCCACCGCGCGGTGCGCGACTTCGACGTGTTCGGCGTCTCCTTCTCCACCGAGCTGGGCTACACCAACCTGCTCACCGCGATCGACCTGGCCGGCATCCCGCTGCTCGCCGCCGACCGCACCGACGCCGACCCGGTGATCGTGGCCGGCGGGCACGCCGCGTTCAACCCGGAGCCGATCGCCGACTTCGTCGACGCCGCCGTGCTCGGCGACGGCGAGGAGGCCGTCCTGGAGATCACCACGATCGTCCGGGAGTGGAAGGCCGAGGGCTGCCCGGGCGGGCGGGACGAGCTGCTGCTGCGGCTGGCCCGGACCGAGAGCGTCTACGTGCCGCGCTTCTACGACGTGGACTACCTGCCCGACGGCCGGATCCAGCGGGTGGTGCCGAACCGGGCGGACGTGCCGTTCCGGGTGCACAAGCGCACGACCATGGATCTCGACGCCTGGCCGTACCCGAAGAAGCCCCTGGTCCCGCTCGCCGAGACGGTCCACGAGCGGTACGCGGTGGAGATCTTCCGGGGCTGCACCCGCGGCTGCCGGTTCTGTCAGGCCGGCATGATCACCCGCCCGGTGCGGGAGCGCTCGATCACCACCGTCGGCCAGATGGTCAAGGAGGGGCTGGAGTTCTCCGGCTTCCACGAGGTGGGCCTGCTGTCGCTCTCCTCGGCCGACCACTCCGAGATCGGCGACATGTGCTCCGGCCTGGCCGAGCAGTACGCCGGCACGAACGTGTCGCTCTCGCTGCCGTCCACCCGGGTCGACGCGTTCAACATCGACCTGGCCCAGGAGCTGTCCCGCAACGGCCGGCGCACCGGCCTGACCTTCGCGCCCGAGGGCGGGTCGGAGCGGATCCGCAAGGTCATCAACAAGATGGTGTCGAAGGAAGACCTGATCCGCACCGTCGTCACCGCGTACACCAACGGCTGGCGGCAGGTGAAGCTCTACTTCATGTGCGGCCTGCCCACCGAGACCGACGAGGACGTCCTCGAGATCGCCGACATGGCGCACGAGGTGATCCGCGCGGGCCGGGCGGCCACCGGGTCCAAGGACATCCGCTGCACCGTCTCCATCGGCGGGTTCGTGCCGAAGCCGCACACCCCGTTCCAGTGGGCCTCGATGGCCACCCCCGAGGTGATCGACAACCGGCTCAAGCTGCTCAAGCAGGCGATCAACGCGGACCGTTCGCTGGGCCGGGCGATCGGCTTCCGCTACCACGACGGCGAGCCGTCGCTGATCGAGGGGCTGCTCTCCCGGGGCGACCGCCGGGTCGGCGCGGTGATCCGCAAGGTGTGGGAGGACGGCGGCCGGTTCGACGGCTGGAGCGAGCACTTCTCCTACCGGCGCTGGGTCGACGCCGCCACCGAGGTGCTGCCGACCTTCGGGATCGACCTCGACTGGTACACCACCCGCGAGCGCGACGAGCTGGAGGTCCTGCCCTGGGACCACCTGGACTCGGGCCTGGACAAGGACTGGCTCTGGCAGGACTGGCAGGACTCCCTCTCCGAGTACGAGCAGGACGACTGCCGGTGGACGCCGTGCTTCGACTGCGGGGTCTGCCCGTCCATGGACACCGAGATCCAGATCGGCCCGACCGGCCGCAAGCTGCTGCCGCTGACCCCGGTCACCGGGCTCAAGTTGCCGGCGGGCAACGTCTCCGCCTGA
- a CDS encoding cryptochrome/photolyase family protein codes for MSRRWLFADQLGPHFLDDRKQPVLLIESKAVFRRRVYHRQKAHLILSALRHRAAELGDQAIFLRAETYRQALRKVREPLEVCHPTSRRALAFVQGLDRVTVLPARGFVTGLDEFAEWADARRGALRMEAFYRFAREQHGVLLTGGDPVGGRWSFDTENREAPPKDGRLDVPAAPMPKEDEIDAEVRADLDRWEREGIRFAGRDGPRRFPATAKEAKARLRHFLRHRLAAFGPYEDAMLSTDPWLAHSMLSAAFNLGLLDPMEAVRGAEQAYRKEGAPLPSVEGFIRQIMGWRDYIWHTYWYFEPTWRTSNELAARRSLPDWWTDLDADAVDARCLHDVLAGVRDRAWVHHIPRLMVLGNYALQRGWRPAELVEWFHTRFVDGYEWVMTGNVVGMSQYADLGRMTTKPYVSGGAYINRMSDYCGGCRYDPRKRVGEDACPFTAGYWAFLAANRSRIPANARMARTMKQMERLTDLDAVVAQEKRRGSDPP; via the coding sequence ATGTCGCGGCGTTGGCTCTTCGCCGATCAACTGGGGCCGCACTTCCTCGACGACCGGAAGCAGCCGGTCCTGCTGATCGAGTCGAAGGCGGTCTTCCGACGCCGGGTCTACCACCGGCAGAAGGCGCACCTGATCCTCTCCGCGCTGCGCCACCGCGCCGCCGAGCTGGGCGACCAGGCGATCTTCCTGCGCGCCGAGACGTACCGGCAGGCCCTGCGGAAGGTCCGCGAACCGCTGGAGGTCTGCCACCCGACCTCCCGGCGGGCACTGGCCTTCGTCCAGGGCCTGGACCGGGTGACCGTGCTGCCGGCCAGGGGCTTCGTCACCGGGCTGGACGAGTTCGCCGAGTGGGCCGACGCCCGCCGGGGCGCGCTACGGATGGAGGCGTTCTACCGGTTCGCCCGGGAGCAGCACGGGGTGCTGCTGACCGGGGGCGACCCGGTGGGTGGCCGGTGGAGCTTCGACACCGAGAACCGGGAAGCGCCCCCGAAGGACGGGCGACTCGACGTGCCGGCCGCGCCGATGCCGAAGGAGGACGAGATCGACGCGGAGGTCCGGGCCGACCTCGACCGCTGGGAGCGGGAGGGGATCCGGTTCGCCGGGCGGGACGGACCGCGACGCTTCCCGGCCACCGCGAAGGAGGCGAAGGCCCGGCTGCGGCACTTCCTGCGGCACCGGCTCGCCGCGTTCGGCCCGTACGAGGACGCCATGCTCTCCACCGACCCGTGGCTGGCGCACAGCATGCTCTCCGCCGCGTTCAACCTGGGCCTGCTCGACCCGATGGAGGCGGTCCGGGGCGCCGAGCAGGCGTACCGCAAGGAAGGCGCGCCGCTGCCCAGCGTGGAGGGCTTCATCCGGCAGATCATGGGCTGGCGGGACTACATCTGGCACACCTACTGGTACTTCGAGCCGACCTGGCGCACCAGCAACGAGCTGGCCGCCCGCCGCTCGCTGCCGGACTGGTGGACCGACCTGGACGCCGACGCGGTCGACGCGCGCTGCCTGCACGACGTGCTGGCCGGCGTCCGGGACCGGGCCTGGGTGCACCACATCCCCCGGCTGATGGTGCTCGGCAACTACGCCCTGCAACGCGGCTGGCGGCCGGCGGAGCTGGTCGAGTGGTTCCACACCCGGTTCGTGGACGGCTACGAGTGGGTGATGACCGGCAACGTGGTCGGCATGAGCCAGTACGCCGACCTGGGCCGGATGACCACCAAGCCGTACGTCTCCGGCGGGGCGTACATCAACCGGATGAGCGACTACTGCGGCGGCTGCCGGTACGACCCGCGCAAGCGCGTCGGCGAGGACGCCTGCCCGTTCACGGCCGGCTACTGGGCGTTCCTGGCCGCCAACCGCAGCCGGATCCCGGCCAACGCGAGGATGGCGCGGACCATGAAGCAGATGGAACGCCTCACCGACCTGGACGCGGTGGTGGCCCAGGAGAAGCGCCGCGGCAGCGACCCGCCGTGA
- a CDS encoding lysophospholipid acyltransferase family protein, which translates to MPLLYTIGKLTVAPALRLAFRPTVEGLEHIPATGGAIFAGNHLSVADELLLGTVVPRHLAFWAKSEYFKGTGLKGGFSKFVLTGLGAIPVERAGGRAALSAFDAAIPVLKAGDLVAVYPEGTRSPDGRLYRGRTGAARLAVAAGVPIIPVGVTGTDKAQPIGTRVPRPGKAKITIRFGKPLDFTGRPDDRTSLREMTDEMMSAIQQLTGQEYVPRYAPKRAEPSTDPTA; encoded by the coding sequence GTGCCCCTGCTCTACACCATCGGCAAGCTCACCGTGGCGCCCGCGCTCCGGTTGGCCTTCCGCCCGACCGTGGAGGGGTTGGAGCACATCCCGGCGACCGGGGGCGCGATCTTCGCGGGCAACCACCTCTCCGTCGCCGACGAGCTCCTGCTCGGCACGGTGGTGCCCCGGCACCTGGCGTTCTGGGCGAAGTCGGAGTACTTCAAGGGCACCGGCCTCAAGGGTGGTTTCTCCAAGTTCGTGCTCACCGGGCTGGGCGCGATCCCGGTCGAGCGGGCCGGTGGCCGGGCGGCGCTGTCCGCGTTCGACGCGGCCATCCCGGTGCTCAAGGCCGGTGACCTGGTCGCCGTCTACCCGGAGGGCACCCGCTCCCCGGACGGCCGGCTCTACCGGGGGCGCACCGGCGCGGCCCGGCTCGCGGTGGCGGCCGGCGTGCCGATCATCCCGGTCGGCGTGACCGGCACCGACAAGGCCCAGCCGATCGGGACCCGGGTGCCCCGGCCGGGCAAGGCCAAGATCACTATCAGGTTCGGCAAGCCGCTGGACTTCACCGGCCGGCCCGACGACCGGACCTCGCTGCGCGAGATGACCGACGAGATGATGTCCGCGATCCAGCAGCTCACCGGCCAGGAGTACGTGCCGCGCTACGCGCCGAAGCGCGCCGAGCCCAGCACCGACCCGACCGCCTGA